In the Paramormyrops kingsleyae isolate MSU_618 chromosome 6, PKINGS_0.4, whole genome shotgun sequence genome, one interval contains:
- the ghrl gene encoding appetite-regulating hormone, with amino-acid sequence MQLKKQIAYGIMFICILALWTDSAQAGSSFLSPSQKPQGKSEKKPVRVGKRFSEGLPPPFETLEGENKHVLFTFPFEMGITMNEEEFQEYGNVLQTIVQEVLTDGP; translated from the exons ATGCAGCTGAAAAAGCAAATAGCATATGGAATCATGTTTATCTGTATCCTGGCATTATGGACGGACTCTGCCCAGGCAGGATCCAGCTTCCTCAGCCCATCTCAGAAACCAcag GGGAAAAGTGAGAAGAAACCAGTGCGTGTGGGCAAACGCTTCTCCGAGGGGCTGCCTCCTCCGTTTGAGACTCTGGAAGGAGAGAACAAGCATGTTTTG TTCACCTTTCCTTTTGAGATGGGCATCACCATGAATGAAGAAGAGTTTCAAGAATACGGAAATGTACTGCAAACAATTGTACAGGAGGTGCTGACAGATGGCCCATAA
- the tatdn2 gene encoding putative deoxyribonuclease TATDN2, giving the protein MDRKPKEEFGWESAAAFSPSKNRRISNDRVGSSLWKKEDEDLSVGPGMLEDICLNTAMHKPTHSPSEKLRATETEALGWTPTRRTSGQRKPRKSYRTGAEVTVSPAKVSNCDISPILTESILSDNKVLPCGKKNNDRTPEREFLEKPDWSDVDDPVEIKNFSQDEGFFTKSQLKNSSEYETSPLPYLAACFKHSNACDDEILVPRKPPSEIAMQLPCESSQNQWNSPDQTSCESSSNQWNNALEMPSKPFQNQRNNILQSPCGFIPRQLNSAFRKPDSSSHHWNTAVQSPVEFSQRQRNSADHKSREPSIVMCSTGNHKSHSSEISKRSDVFATPGCTVKAGSSLLTYSFPLWSPDLLSSGDELRSDSDCSPMHLKTSSNNRTRQVSVEAQSMWDSDSDQKARPLSFIDTHCHLDMLYTKLGFRGTFAHFRRLYHSSFSSKFEGCIADFCNPRLMVREQLWEPLLSEELVWGAFGCHPHFAKEYDIIDEHSILTAMRHPKAVAFGEIGLDYSSKCSTTVGQQKKVFERQLHLAVQMKKPLVIHCRDADEDLLEILKRLVPRDYKIHRHCFTNSYDVIEPFLQEFPNMSVGFTALLTYPKAVEVKDAIKRIPLHRIVVETDAPYFLPYQVSKSVCRYSHPGMAIHTLHEISRLKGELFSTVLSTLRQTTAKLYDL; this is encoded by the exons GCATTCTCCCCTTCAAAGAACAGGAGAATCAGCAATGACAGAGTCGGGTCCAGCCTTTGGAAGAAAGAGGATGAGGACCTTTCAGTGGGCCCTGGAATGCTGGAGGACATCTGCCTAAATACAGCCATGCATAAGCCAACTCATTCACCTTCAGAAAAGCTGCGGGCAACTGAAACGGAAGCCCTGGGCTGGACACCCACTAGGAGGACGTCAGGCCAAAGGAAGCCAAGGAAGTCCTACAGAACAGGTGCTGAAGTGACGGTCTCCCCTGCCAAG GTATCAAACTGTGACATATCACCCATCTTGACAGAATCTATTTTATCCGACAATAAAGTCCTGCCATGTGGAAAGAAGAACAATGACAGGACACCAGAG AGAGAGTTCTTGGAAAAGCCTGATTGGTCTGATGTGGATGATCCAGTGGAAATAAAGAATTTTTCACAGGATGAGGGCTTTTTCACAAAATCCCAGTTGAAGAACAGCAGTGAATATGAAACCAGTCCTCTACCATACCTAGCAGCATGTTTCAAACATTCTAATGCATGTGATGATGAAATCCTGGTGCCACGTAAGCCACCTTCAGAGATTGCAATGCAGCTACCTTGTGAATCCTCTCAAAACCAGTGGAACAGTCCAGATCAGACATCGTGTGAATCCTCTTCAAATCAGTGGAACAATGCACTTGAGATGCCATCaaaaccatttcaaaaccagaGAAATAATATACTTCAGTCACCTTGTGGATTCATTCCACGGCAGTTGAATAGTGCATTCCGGAAACCTGACTCCTCTTCACACCACTGGAATACAGCTGTCCAGTCACCCGTGGAATTTTCTCAGAGACAGCGGAACAGCGCAGATCATAAATCTCGTGAACCTTCTATTGTGATGTGCAGTACTGGAAATCACAAGTCCCACAGCAGTGAAATATCTAAGAGGTCTGATGTTTTTGCAACACCGGGTTGTACAGTTAAAGCGGGGTCGTCTTTGCTAACTTACAGTTTTCCTTTATGGAGCCCAGATTTACTTTCTTCTGGTGATGAACTTAGAAGCGATTCAGACTGTAGCCCGATGCACTTAAAAACCTCATCGAATAACAGAACCAGACAAGTGTCTGTGGAAGCACAATCTATGTGGGACTCTGACAGTGACCAAAAGGCAAGGCCACTGAGTTTCATTGACACCCACTGTCATCTGGACATGCTGTATACGAAACTGGGCTTTCGTGGCACATTTGCTCACTTCCGTAGACTGTACCACAGCTCCTTTTCCTCCAAGTTTGAAGGCTGCATTGCAGATTTCTGTAACCCACGCCTCATGGTGAGGGAGCAGCTCTGGGAACCCCTTCTGAGCGAGGAGCTGGTCTGGGGGGCTTTTGGTTGCCATCCACATTTTGCCAAGGAATACGACATTATTGATGAGCACAGCATCCTGACCGCTATGAGACACCCAAAAGCAGTTGCCTTTGGGGAGATTGGGCTAGACTATTCAAGCAAATGCTCCACTACTGTTGGCCAACAGAAGAAG GTGTTTGAGCGCCAGCTGCATTTGGCTGTACAAATGAAGAAGCCTCTGGTGATCCACTGCAGAGATGCAGATGAAGATCTCCTGGAAATCTTGAAGAGACTTGTACCCAGAGACTACAAAATACACAG ACACTGTTTCACCAACAGCTATGATGTCATTGAGCCCTTTCTCCAGGAGTTCCCCAACATGTCAGTAGGGTTCACAGCCCTGCTCACCTACCCTAAAGCCGTGGAGGTCAAGGATGCCATCAAGAGAATTCCTCTCCACAGGATTGTAGTAGAAACGGATGCACCTTATTTCCTTCCTTACCAG GTTTCAAAGAGTGTGTGCAGGTACTCTCACCCAGGAATGGCCATCCATACCCTGCATGAGATCAGTCGCCTGAAGGGGGAGCTCTTCTCTACTGTCCTTTCTACCCTGAGGCAGACCACTGCTAAGCTATACGACCTGTGA